Proteins encoded together in one Kitasatospora albolonga window:
- a CDS encoding alkaline phosphatase — MTAAQTFMTPGQGVPSDRRPRSAELPTTTARLPRPGGLGRRRLLTGAGAVAALAFTMNLPAAGTASAAELDARRITEDPFTLGVASGDPLPDSVLLWTRLAPRPYEPGGGLPASRVEVRWELAHDEGFRRIARRGSATAHAEFAHSVRADVQGLASGRAYYYRFRTGSWTSPTGRTRTAPAAGTRNSSLTLAAVSCQAYHDGYFTAHRHLAAEDVDVVFHLGDYLYEYAVTATGGARNYTDRRLPAHYNRETMTLEDYRLRYALYKSDPDLRAAHAAHPFVVTWDDHETENNYAGEIPENGVPPEEFLLRRASAYRAYWENQPLRTPQRPTGPDMRLYRRLTFGRLAQFDILDTRQYRSDQAYGDGWRVPGPESEDPARTMTGAAQERWLIDGWRASDATWNVVPQQVTFAQRRDVPTAAYKLSMDAWDGYPASRQRVLDGAESAGVANLMVLTGDVHVAHAFDLKKDFDDPASRTVGTEIVTTSVSSGKDGTERPANWENRTRANPHMKFYDGRRGYALVTLTETAARADFRTVPAVTTPGAPVSTAASFVTEAGNPGLSPA, encoded by the coding sequence ATGACAGCCGCACAGACGTTCATGACGCCCGGTCAGGGTGTCCCATCGGACCGGCGTCCCCGGTCCGCCGAACTCCCCACCACCACTGCCCGGTTACCCCGGCCGGGCGGCCTGGGCCGCCGCCGCCTGCTCACCGGGGCCGGTGCCGTCGCCGCGCTCGCCTTCACCATGAACCTGCCCGCCGCCGGTACGGCGAGCGCCGCCGAACTGGACGCCCGCAGGATCACCGAGGACCCCTTCACCCTCGGCGTGGCCTCCGGCGACCCGCTCCCCGACTCCGTACTCCTGTGGACCCGGCTGGCCCCCCGCCCGTACGAGCCCGGCGGCGGCCTCCCCGCCTCCCGCGTCGAGGTGCGCTGGGAGCTGGCCCACGACGAGGGCTTCCGCCGCATCGCCCGGCGCGGATCGGCCACCGCCCACGCGGAGTTCGCCCACAGCGTCCGCGCCGACGTCCAGGGCCTCGCCTCCGGCCGCGCCTACTACTACCGCTTCCGCACCGGCAGCTGGACCAGCCCGACCGGCCGCACCCGCACCGCCCCCGCCGCCGGGACCCGTAACAGCTCCCTCACGCTGGCCGCCGTCTCCTGCCAGGCGTACCACGACGGGTACTTCACCGCCCACCGCCACCTCGCCGCCGAGGACGTCGACGTGGTCTTCCACCTCGGGGACTACCTCTACGAGTACGCCGTCACCGCCACCGGAGGCGCCCGCAACTACACCGACCGCCGCCTCCCCGCCCACTACAACCGCGAGACCATGACCCTGGAGGACTACCGGCTGCGGTACGCCCTCTACAAGTCCGACCCCGACCTGCGCGCCGCCCACGCCGCCCACCCCTTCGTCGTCACCTGGGACGACCACGAGACCGAGAACAACTACGCGGGCGAGATCCCCGAGAACGGCGTACCGCCCGAGGAGTTCCTGCTGCGCCGGGCCTCCGCGTACCGCGCGTACTGGGAGAACCAGCCCCTGCGCACCCCGCAGCGGCCCACCGGCCCCGACATGCGGCTCTACCGCCGCCTCACCTTCGGCCGACTCGCCCAGTTCGACATCCTGGACACCCGCCAGTACCGCAGCGACCAGGCGTACGGGGACGGCTGGCGCGTCCCGGGCCCGGAGTCCGAGGACCCGGCGCGGACCATGACCGGGGCCGCCCAGGAACGCTGGCTGATCGACGGCTGGCGCGCCTCGGACGCCACCTGGAACGTCGTGCCCCAGCAGGTCACCTTCGCCCAGCGGCGCGATGTGCCCACCGCCGCCTACAAGCTCTCCATGGACGCCTGGGACGGCTATCCGGCCTCCCGGCAACGCGTGCTGGACGGGGCGGAGTCGGCCGGGGTGGCGAACCTGATGGTCCTCACCGGGGACGTCCACGTCGCGCACGCCTTCGACCTCAAGAAGGACTTCGACGACCCCGCCTCCCGGACCGTCGGCACCGAGATCGTCACCACCTCCGTCTCCAGCGGCAAGGACGGCACGGAGCGGCCCGCCAACTGGGAGAACCGGACCCGCGCCAACCCGCACATGAAGTTCTACGACGGGCGGCGCGGCTATGCGCTGGTCACGCTGACGGAGACGGCGGCCCGCGCCGACTTCCGTACGGTGCCCGCGGTCACCACCCCCGGCGCCCCTGTCTCCACGGCCGCCTCCTTCGTCACCGAGGCGGGGAACCCGGGGCTCAGCCCCGCCTAG
- a CDS encoding 3-oxoacyl-ACP reductase has protein sequence MSTDQKVAVVTGAGSGIGRAVALALAQAGWSLALAGRRAEPLAETAAAAGAPEALCVTTDVTDEDAVGALFTAVRERFGRLDLLFNNAGTFGPGGVPVEELGAADWRAVVDVNLTGAFLCAQAAYRLMKEQDPQGGRIINNGSISAHAPRPHSVAYTATKHAVTGLTKALALDGRPYRIACGQIDIGNAATEMTERMRTGILQANGELAVEPVMAAADVARTVVHMAELPLEANIPFLTVMATNMPYVGRG, from the coding sequence ATGAGCACTGATCAGAAAGTCGCCGTCGTCACGGGTGCCGGTTCGGGGATCGGGCGGGCCGTCGCGCTCGCCCTCGCGCAGGCCGGGTGGTCGCTCGCGCTGGCGGGGCGGCGGGCGGAGCCGCTGGCGGAGACCGCCGCGGCGGCCGGGGCCCCGGAGGCGCTGTGCGTCACCACGGACGTGACCGACGAGGACGCGGTGGGCGCGCTCTTCACCGCCGTACGGGAGCGGTTCGGCCGGCTGGACCTGCTGTTCAACAACGCGGGCACGTTCGGGCCCGGGGGCGTGCCGGTGGAGGAGCTCGGCGCGGCGGACTGGCGGGCGGTGGTGGACGTGAACCTGACGGGGGCGTTCCTCTGCGCGCAGGCGGCGTACCGGCTGATGAAGGAGCAGGACCCGCAGGGCGGCCGGATCATCAACAACGGCTCGATCTCCGCCCACGCGCCGCGCCCGCACTCGGTCGCGTACACCGCGACCAAGCACGCGGTCACCGGGCTGACGAAGGCGCTGGCGCTGGACGGGCGGCCGTACCGGATCGCCTGCGGCCAGATCGACATCGGCAACGCGGCGACCGAGATGACCGAGCGGATGCGGACCGGCATCCTCCAGGCCAACGGGGAGCTGGCGGTCGAGCCCGTGATGGCGGCGGCCGATGTGGCACGGACGGTGGTGCACATGGCGGAGCTGCCCCTGGAGGCGAACATCCCGTTCCTGACGGTCATGGCGACGAACATGCCGTACGTGGGGCGGGGTTGA
- a CDS encoding oxidoreductase has protein sequence MGGTDGTGGTAVRWGVLATGGIAATFTADVQALPDAEVVAVASRTETSARAFAERHGIARAHGSWAELVADDTVDVVYVATPHSAHHAAASLALKAGKHVLCEKAFTLNSREAKELVALARDRGLFLMEAMWTYLNPVVRRLTELVRDGAIGEIRTVQADFGFAGDFAPGHRLRDPDLGGGALLDLGVYPVAFAHLLLGEPDRVRADALLSPEGVDLNTGMLLGWESGATALLSCSIVGHHPTAATVIGTEGRIDLPRDFFHPDHFVLHRPGREPETVTSGPGPQGLSGMQYEAVEVARAIRAGENESPLVPLEGTLAVMRTLDAVRDRIGVRYPADR, from the coding sequence ATGGGCGGGACCGACGGAACGGGCGGGACGGCGGTGCGCTGGGGCGTTCTGGCGACGGGCGGCATAGCGGCGACCTTCACGGCGGACGTCCAGGCGCTGCCGGACGCCGAGGTGGTGGCGGTCGCCTCGCGTACGGAGACCTCGGCGCGGGCCTTCGCCGAGCGCCACGGGATCGCGCGGGCCCACGGGAGCTGGGCGGAGCTGGTCGCCGACGACACGGTGGACGTGGTGTACGTGGCCACCCCGCACTCGGCGCACCACGCGGCGGCCTCGCTCGCGCTGAAGGCCGGGAAGCATGTGCTGTGCGAGAAGGCGTTCACGCTCAACAGCCGGGAGGCGAAGGAGCTGGTGGCGCTCGCCCGGGACCGGGGCCTCTTCCTGATGGAGGCCATGTGGACCTACCTCAACCCGGTGGTCCGCCGGCTGACCGAGCTGGTGCGGGACGGGGCGATCGGCGAGATCCGTACCGTACAGGCGGACTTCGGCTTCGCGGGCGACTTCGCCCCCGGCCACCGGCTGCGCGACCCGGACCTGGGCGGCGGGGCGCTGCTGGACCTCGGGGTCTACCCGGTCGCCTTCGCCCACCTGCTGCTGGGCGAGCCGGACCGGGTGCGGGCCGACGCGCTGCTCTCGCCCGAGGGTGTCGACCTGAACACGGGGATGCTGCTGGGCTGGGAGTCGGGCGCCACCGCGCTGCTCTCCTGCTCGATCGTCGGCCACCACCCGACGGCGGCCACCGTCATCGGCACGGAGGGCCGGATCGACCTCCCGCGCGACTTCTTCCACCCGGACCACTTCGTGCTGCACCGGCCGGGCAGGGAGCCGGAGACGGTCACCTCGGGGCCCGGGCCGCAGGGCCTGTCCGGAATGCAGTACGAGGCCGTCGAGGTGGCGCGGGCGATCCGGGCGGGCGAGAACGAGTCCCCGCTCGTCCCGCTGGAGGGCACGCTCGCGGTGATGCGGACGCTCGACGCGGTACGGGACCGTATCGGCGTCCGCTACCCGGCGGACCGCTGA
- a CDS encoding Bcr/CflA family drug resistance efflux transporter, with protein MPDSGGSRAQREHIPTSGTGPGAAPGARAEADGALPTPHGDAGALSADPATPQVTAPPGLPGTPGHRAASGLPASGVKAAPEAALTAEAAPAAKAAPALKAARRTGFLVTMVLGGLTALPPLSMDMYLPALPAVTDSLSAPAATIQLTLTACLAGMALGQLVVGPMSDRWGRRRPLLLGMVVYVIATAICALAPTAELLIAFRLLQGLAGAAGIVIARAVVRDLYDGVEMARFFSTLMLISGAAPIIAPLIGGQVMRFTDWRGIFVVLTGVGVVLTLVVWKWLHETLPPGDRHTGGVGEALRTMRGLLADRVFTGYMIAGGLAFAVLFAYIAASPFVMQEIYGASPQTFSLLFGLNSIGLIAVGQINGKLLVGRFSLDKVLAFGLAVIVLAALALLLMTLGVFGEVGLVPVAAGLFVLMSAMGLAMPNTNAQALMRTKHAAGSASALLGTSSFLIGAIASPLVGIAGEDTAVPMAVVQLVCAVAAVGCFLILCRPWQRAGREAGGL; from the coding sequence ATGCCGGACAGTGGCGGCAGCCGGGCCCAGCGCGAACACATACCCACCTCCGGGACGGGCCCTGGCGCCGCTCCCGGAGCCCGAGCCGAAGCCGACGGCGCTCTGCCCACCCCGCACGGGGACGCGGGCGCCCTCTCCGCCGACCCGGCGACCCCGCAGGTCACCGCCCCGCCCGGCCTCCCGGGAACCCCCGGCCACCGGGCCGCTTCCGGCCTCCCGGCCTCCGGGGTCAAGGCAGCCCCCGAGGCAGCCCTCACGGCCGAGGCAGCCCCCGCGGCCAAGGCGGCTCCCGCCCTCAAGGCGGCGCGGCGGACCGGGTTCCTGGTCACCATGGTCCTCGGCGGGCTCACCGCCCTGCCGCCGCTCTCCATGGACATGTACCTCCCGGCGCTCCCCGCCGTCACCGACTCCCTCAGCGCCCCCGCCGCCACGATCCAGCTCACGCTGACCGCCTGCCTGGCCGGGATGGCGCTCGGGCAGCTCGTCGTCGGACCGATGAGCGACCGCTGGGGCCGCCGCAGGCCGCTGCTGCTGGGCATGGTCGTCTACGTCATCGCCACCGCGATCTGCGCGCTCGCCCCCACCGCCGAACTCCTCATCGCCTTCCGCCTCCTCCAGGGCCTCGCGGGCGCGGCGGGCATCGTGATCGCCCGGGCGGTGGTGCGCGACCTCTACGACGGCGTGGAGATGGCCCGGTTCTTCTCCACCCTGATGCTGATCTCCGGCGCCGCCCCGATCATCGCCCCGCTGATCGGCGGACAGGTGATGCGCTTCACCGACTGGCGCGGCATCTTCGTCGTCCTGACCGGGGTCGGGGTCGTGCTCACCCTGGTCGTCTGGAAGTGGCTGCACGAGACCCTGCCGCCCGGCGACCGCCACACCGGAGGGGTCGGCGAGGCGCTGCGCACCATGCGCGGGCTGCTGGCCGACCGGGTCTTCACCGGCTACATGATCGCGGGCGGCCTCGCCTTCGCCGTCCTGTTCGCGTACATCGCCGCCTCCCCGTTCGTCATGCAGGAGATCTACGGGGCCTCGCCGCAGACCTTCAGCCTGCTGTTCGGCCTCAACTCCATTGGGCTGATCGCCGTCGGCCAGATCAACGGCAAGCTGCTGGTGGGCCGGTTCAGCCTGGACAAGGTGCTGGCCTTCGGCCTCGCGGTCATCGTGCTCGCGGCGCTCGCCCTGCTGCTCATGACGCTGGGCGTGTTCGGCGAGGTCGGCCTCGTACCCGTCGCGGCCGGGCTGTTCGTGCTGATGTCGGCGATGGGCCTCGCGATGCCCAACACCAACGCCCAGGCGCTGATGCGCACCAAGCACGCGGCGGGCTCGGCCTCCGCGCTGCTCGGCACGTCCTCGTTCCTGATCGGGGCGATCGCCTCGCCGCTGGTCGGCATCGCGGGGGAGGACACGGCCGTCCCGATGGCGGTCGTGCAACTGGTGTGCGCGGTGGCGGCGGTCGGCTGCTTCCTGATCCTGTGCCGCCCGTGGCAGCGGGCGGGGCGCGAGGCCGGGGGGCTGTAG
- a CDS encoding amidinotransferase — MCAPTHFRVTYSINPWMDPSKPVDLPLAQTQWEDLRDRYRSLGHTVELLTPRPDLPDMVFAANGATVIGGRVLGALFAYRERYEEAEAHRAWFRENGFTEIREPDHVNEGEGDFAVTSSYLLAGRGFRSSPLSHDEAQEFFGMPVIGLELVDPRYYHLDTALCVLDAEADEIMYYPDAFSPGSRAVLRRLFPDALLAREADAAAFGLNSVSDGRHVLLPQAATGLLDPLRDRGFEPVPMDLGELLKGGGSVKCCTQELRA, encoded by the coding sequence ATGTGCGCGCCGACGCACTTCCGGGTCACCTACTCCATCAACCCGTGGATGGACCCGTCCAAGCCCGTCGACCTGCCACTGGCCCAGACCCAGTGGGAGGACCTGCGCGACCGCTACCGCTCCCTCGGCCACACCGTCGAGCTGCTCACCCCCCGCCCGGACCTGCCGGACATGGTCTTCGCGGCCAACGGCGCCACGGTGATCGGCGGGCGGGTCCTCGGCGCCCTCTTCGCCTACCGGGAGCGGTACGAGGAGGCCGAGGCCCACCGCGCCTGGTTCCGGGAGAACGGTTTCACCGAGATCCGGGAGCCGGACCACGTCAACGAGGGCGAGGGGGACTTCGCGGTCACCTCCTCCTATCTGCTGGCCGGGCGCGGCTTCCGCTCCAGCCCGCTCTCGCACGACGAGGCGCAGGAGTTCTTCGGGATGCCGGTCATCGGCCTCGAGCTGGTGGACCCGCGCTACTACCACCTGGACACCGCGCTCTGTGTGCTGGACGCGGAGGCCGACGAGATCATGTACTACCCGGACGCGTTCTCCCCCGGCAGCCGGGCGGTCCTGCGCCGGCTCTTCCCGGACGCGCTGCTGGCCCGGGAGGCGGACGCGGCGGCGTTCGGGCTCAACTCGGTCAGCGACGGCCGCCACGTCCTGCTGCCCCAGGCGGCGACGGGCCTGCTCGACCCGCTGCGCGACCGGGGCTTCGAGCCGGTCCCGATGGACCTGGGCGAACTGCTCAAGGGCGGCGGCAGCGTGAAGTGCTGCACACAGGAGCTGCGGGCCTAG
- a CDS encoding rRNA methyltransferase produces MNVTLPTAQSLRAALAGLLDGLPPKQAAQAVDRLIASYRGETPTDAPILRDRSDVVAYAAYRMPATFEAVRSALDALVEVAPDWAPATHTDVGGGTGAASWAVAGAWEGAATTVLDWAEPALALGRELAGASGVPGLREARWERARIGAALELAPADLVTVSYVLKELTAQARTELVDAVAGAGQAVVIVEPGTPDGYARIIEARDRLIAAGLSIAAPCPHSGACPIAPGTDWCHFSARVSRSSLHRQVKGGSLSHEDEKFSYVVATRFPTTPAPARVTRRPQIRKGQVLLELCTRDEGLDRSTVTKRHGELYRAARNIAWGDPWPPEDSA; encoded by the coding sequence GTGAACGTCACCCTCCCCACCGCCCAGTCCCTGCGCGCGGCCCTGGCCGGGCTGCTCGACGGGCTGCCGCCCAAGCAGGCCGCGCAGGCCGTCGACCGGCTGATCGCCAGCTATCGCGGGGAGACCCCGACCGACGCGCCGATCCTGCGGGACCGCTCCGACGTCGTCGCGTACGCCGCCTACCGGATGCCCGCCACCTTCGAGGCCGTACGGTCCGCCCTCGACGCCCTCGTCGAGGTCGCGCCGGACTGGGCGCCCGCCACCCACACCGACGTCGGCGGCGGTACGGGCGCGGCGAGCTGGGCGGTGGCCGGGGCCTGGGAGGGGGCGGCGACCACCGTCCTGGACTGGGCCGAGCCCGCCCTCGCGCTGGGCCGGGAACTGGCCGGGGCGTCCGGGGTGCCGGGGCTGCGTGAGGCCCGGTGGGAGCGGGCCCGGATCGGGGCGGCGCTGGAGCTGGCCCCGGCGGACCTGGTCACCGTCAGCTACGTACTCAAGGAGCTGACCGCCCAGGCCAGGACCGAACTGGTCGACGCGGTGGCCGGGGCCGGGCAGGCCGTGGTGATCGTGGAGCCGGGCACGCCCGACGGGTACGCGCGGATCATCGAGGCCCGGGACCGGCTCATCGCCGCCGGGCTGAGCATCGCCGCCCCCTGCCCGCACAGCGGCGCCTGCCCGATCGCCCCCGGCACCGACTGGTGCCACTTCTCGGCCCGGGTCAGCCGATCCTCGCTGCACCGGCAGGTCAAGGGCGGCTCGCTCAGCCACGAGGACGAGAAGTTCAGTTACGTCGTCGCCACCCGCTTCCCCACCACCCCGGCGCCCGCCCGCGTCACCCGCAGGCCGCAGATCCGCAAGGGCCAGGTCCTGCTGGAGCTGTGCACACGGGACGAGGGCCTGGACCGCTCCACGGTCACCAAACGCCACGGCGAGCTGTACCGGGCGGCCAGGAACATCGCCTGGGGCGATCCCTGGCCGCCGGAGGACAGCGCCTAG
- a CDS encoding TetR family transcriptional regulator, translating into MAPHKAPDASRRSDRSRRAIYDAALALVGESGYRRTTIEGIAARAGVGKQTIYRWWPSKAAVLMEAFLDLAARAAEQAGPRAGGTEHGIPDTGDLAADLKFVLRATVDELNDPLLEAPTRALTAEGIVDAKLGAEFIEKLLDPSLALYVTRLRAAQEAGQVRADADPRIALELLIAPLTHRWLLRTLPLTHAYADAIVDYALGGLTPRP; encoded by the coding sequence ATGGCACCCCACAAGGCCCCCGACGCCAGCCGCCGCAGCGACCGCTCCCGCCGGGCCATCTACGACGCGGCCCTCGCCCTCGTCGGCGAGAGCGGCTACCGGCGTACGACGATCGAGGGCATCGCCGCCCGCGCCGGGGTCGGCAAGCAGACGATCTACCGCTGGTGGCCCTCCAAGGCGGCCGTCCTGATGGAGGCGTTCCTCGATCTGGCCGCCCGCGCGGCCGAGCAGGCGGGGCCCCGGGCGGGCGGCACCGAGCACGGCATCCCCGACACCGGGGACCTGGCCGCCGACCTCAAGTTCGTCCTCCGCGCCACCGTCGACGAGCTGAACGATCCGCTGTTGGAGGCCCCTACCCGGGCGCTGACCGCCGAGGGCATCGTCGACGCGAAGCTGGGCGCCGAGTTCATCGAAAAACTGCTCGACCCGTCGCTCGCGTTGTATGTCACACGGCTGCGGGCCGCACAGGAGGCCGGACAGGTCCGCGCCGACGCCGATCCGCGGATCGCCCTGGAGCTCCTCATCGCGCCACTGACCCACCGCTGGCTGCTCAGGACCCTCCCGCTCACCCATGCGTACGCCGACGCGATCGTGGACTACGCCCTCGGCGGGCTGACCCCGCGACCTTGA
- a CDS encoding DNA primase: MGADSGRFRGTESRISQWLRRRPKSPGAEAGETARVALLLAVADAGMPIAPAAHPLGYRCSCERIGCPTPARHPVSFAWQTQSTTDRAQIERWARSQPLANFITATGMIHDVLDVPLTAGRSALERLLEAGIDVGPVAQSGEDRMLFFTATRGTPEDEDEWWPCELDCHPETMDAHPGLRWHCRGSYVLLPPARLPGELDVHWVRGPEHELPDPLTLLETLTDACARYAGSAEQSELDHDSIAWPLSR; encoded by the coding sequence ATGGGCGCCGATTCCGGCCGTTTCCGCGGCACAGAGAGCAGGATCTCCCAGTGGCTGCGGCGACGTCCCAAATCACCGGGGGCCGAAGCCGGGGAGACGGCCAGAGTGGCGCTGCTCCTGGCGGTCGCCGACGCGGGCATGCCCATCGCCCCCGCCGCCCACCCCCTCGGATACCGATGTTCGTGCGAGCGCATCGGCTGTCCCACCCCCGCCCGGCACCCCGTCTCCTTCGCCTGGCAGACGCAGTCGACCACCGACCGCGCCCAGATCGAGCGCTGGGCCCGCAGCCAGCCGCTCGCCAACTTCATCACCGCGACCGGCATGATCCACGACGTGCTGGACGTCCCGCTCACCGCCGGCCGCAGCGCCCTGGAGCGCCTTCTCGAAGCGGGCATCGACGTCGGCCCGGTCGCCCAGTCCGGCGAGGACCGGATGCTCTTCTTCACCGCCACCCGCGGCACCCCCGAGGACGAGGACGAGTGGTGGCCCTGCGAGCTGGACTGCCACCCCGAGACCATGGACGCCCACCCGGGCCTGCGCTGGCACTGCCGCGGCAGCTACGTACTCCTGCCGCCTGCCCGGCTCCCCGGTGAGCTCGACGTCCACTGGGTGCGCGGCCCCGAGCACGAGCTGCCCGACCCGCTGACCCTGCTGGAGACCCTCACCGACGCCTGCGCGCGGTACGCGGGGAGCGCCGAGCAGAGCGAGCTGGACCACGACTCGATCGCCTGGCCCCTGAGCCGCTGA